In one Cydia strobilella chromosome 25, ilCydStro3.1, whole genome shotgun sequence genomic region, the following are encoded:
- the LOC134752609 gene encoding androgen-dependent TFPI-regulating protein-like, with protein sequence MSRIHLRMACYVVTLALHLSNGLYMRSFHTEELLKDPEIRTFVGVQWRYITTWTFLLQMVYALIGLTCDWLTLTKSSNKTYKVPSILTETRDTLYSAIIWPSTFVTYLAALFWPFYLYDVQLVYPIFIDRVVTRLSNHVMHSFIIPIAVWEMLMRPQKRPQSEAKIVSIMSVYTVAYWAVLFYTYIEQDYWIYPIFKYVYGTIYLPVLICYSFLLLVINYKTQWIIIEFLYPPKKVNEKVK encoded by the exons ATGTCCCGAATCCACCTGCGCATGGCCTGCTATGTGGTCACCCTAGCTCTACACCTCTCAAATGGCTTGTATATGAGGAGTTTCCATACTGAAGAATTACTAAAAGACCCTGAAATAAGGACTTTTGTCGGCGTCCAGTGGAGATACATCACAACATGGActttt CTTTTGCAAATGGTGTACGCCCTCATCGGACTGACCTGTGATTGGTTGACGCTGACAAAGTCCTCGAACAAGACATACAAAGTACCGAGTATTTTGACTGAAACCAGGGACACCTTATATTCCGCTATTATTTGGCCTTCAACTTTTGTAA cATATTTGGCAGCCCTATTCTGGCCTTTCTACCTCTACGACGTCCAACTGGTGTACCCAATCTTCATAGATAGGGTTGTCACCCGATTATCCAACCATGTAATGCACAGCTTTATAATACCCATTGCTGTATGGGAGATGTTGATGAGGCCGCAGAAAAGGCCACAGAGCGAAGCGAAGATTGTTAGTATAATGTCGGTGTATACTGTAGCTTATTGGGCtgt attattCTACACATACATCGAGCAAGATTACTGGATATAtcctatatttaaatatgtatatggcACTATTTATTTGCCAGTACTTATATGCTATAGTTTTCTACTtttagttataaattataagacGCAATGGATTATAATAGAGTTTTTGTATCCGCcaaaaaaagtaaatgaaaaggtaaaataa